TGATGCAATACTCGCTTGCTCCCGCCGCCTTGCAGATCGGCGTCGACCAAGAGTGGGTCATCGGGAATTTCAACGACAACGAAAACATCGAAGCATGGCTGGATGAAACATTCGGAGCGCATGAAACCCAAAGCTTCGGTTTTGGCTTGTACCTCATCCACGACCTGGACGAATAGATGACGTTGCTGTTCTCCTTCTCCGCGCTTCTCCCTCGCATCGCATTGGGATTTTGCGTCGCCCATTTTCTCTGGAAAAAGAACGATGGAAATTCTTTTTTCATCAAGATTTTCCTTTCAGCGGGACTCGGTTTCGGGCTCTCCTCCCTCTTCGCCTTCTTATGGATCTGGGCTGGTTTGCCTCTGTCGATTTATGCAATTCTTGAAAGCCTCATTGCCATCGCTCTCGCAGTGATGGTGTTTTTCTACAACCGCCCACTTTTCACTATTAAAAATACTTCTGACAAATCAAACGCCATCTGGGCTTTGCTCCTCGCGTTTTGCGTTTTGCTCTTCGCGCTTAATCTCTTCATGCTTTCCCGCCAACATCCGCACGGACTCTCCGATGCGTGGATCAATTGGAACGTGGTCGCCCGCTTCATTTACCTCGGCGGCACGGACTGGCAAAATACCTTCCTGCGTCAACTGGATCATCCCGATTATCCGTTGTTTCTGGCGATGACAATCGCCATTACATGGTCGCTCATCGGCGAACCGTCCACCTGGGGACCTATTGCCTTTCACTTCGTCAACACCTTTTTCACGGCGGGGCTTTTATTTTCTTTCATAAACCGTTTCCGGGGTTTCAAACAAGCGGTGCTGGCAACAGTCATCTTTATCTCGCTTCCGTTCACAATCGGGCAGGGGATGCGCCAGTACGCGGACATGCTCCTAGCACATCTCATCCTTGCGGCGGGAGGACTGACTCTGTTGTATCTTCAAACGAAAGAAAAACACCTCGCCCTGCTCTCGGGGCTCTTCATCGGGCTGGCTGGCTGGGCAAAGAACGAAGGGCTCGCGGCAATATTTGGATTCACAATCATTTGGGTGCTGGTCATCTGGAAAACGAATCGGCAGGCGTTCAAGGAATACATGCCTGGCTTGGCTTTTCCGCTTGTCGTGGTCATCCTTTTCAAACTCTTCCTTGCCCCATCGAATGATTTGCTTTCCGCGCGGGGGAACCTGATCGACAAACTTTTTGACCCGGAACGATACGCGATCATCATCAAACAGGCGCTCACTACTTTATGGAACCTCGGCGACGCGCCCCTCCCTCTGTTCGGAATTATAATTTTGACGGCGATCCTCATCGGCAGGTCAAATCAGCAGGTCTCCAGTTTGTGGAGTATTCCCGCCATTATCGGTATACAACTTGCAGTCTACTTCGGAACCTATCTTCTCACGCCGCATGACCTTTCCTGGCATTTGAGCACTTCGCTGGACAGGCTTTATCTCCACCTTTTTCCACTGGCGCTTCTATGGTTTTTCCTCTGGTTGGAATCGCCCGAGGAGCTTTCCTGATGGTAGAATGATTTTAAGTGAGCGCCCATGCAAGTTTTGCAATTCTGGAAAACAGTCACCATGGACCATTCAAATCTGCTTGAGAACCTGATCGCGTTATTACGAGATCGGGATATTCAGTTTTGCGTCATCGGCGGGCAGGCTGTCAACGCATACGTCGAACCGCTGGTCAGTCTCGACCTTGATTTGGTGGTGGCAGTTCACCAGATCGAGAGAGTGGAATCCCTGCTCGAAAAACAATTTACAGTAAAACGTTTCCCTCACAGTTTGAACATCTCCATGCCAGGCTCGGATGTACGCGTGCAGGTCCATACCGATGCGCGTTATGCATCGTTTCTTGAACGTGCTTCGACACGCACGGTGTTGGGGATGGAATTGCCCGTCGCAAACGTGGAGGATATTTTGCAGGGAAAAGTCTGGGCGGTTTCGGATACCGAGCGCCGTGGGAGCAAACGACAAAAGGACCTCGCGGATATCGCACGCATTCTGGAATCTTATCCAAACTTGCGATCCAAAGTCCCGCAGGAAATTCTCTCCCGCCTTATGGATTAACCTATGCTCCTCACGATAGACATCGGCAATACCAACCTGACACTTGGCTTGTACGAAGGCGGAAAGCTCGGCGCGCACTGGCGCCTCGCCACCGACCATAACCGCATGCCCGATGAATACGGCCTGCAGTTTTTGGGCTTGCTTCAAAACGCGGGTAAGACTATCAAAGATATCGAAGGCATATCGCTGGCTTCCGTCGTCCCGCCGCTCACCGGACGCGTGATTCAGGCCTGCCGCGAATATCTCAAACAGGAACCGCTCGTGGTGGATGCGGGAGTCAAGACCGGCATCAAGGTCCGCTATGAAGACCCGAAAGCCGTTGGCGCGGATCGCATCTGCGACGCTGTGGCGGTGATGAAACTTTACGGCGGTCCGGCTTGTGTGGTCGATTTCGGCACTGCGACCACTTTCAACGCCATCACAAAAGATGGAGAATACCTCGGAGGGGCGATCACAGCAGGAATCAACCTCGCCGCCGAAGCGCTCTACACCCGCGCCGCCAAACTTCCGCGCATCGACCTGCAACTGCCGCCTTCGGTCATCGGAAGAAACACCGTCCATGCCATGCAGTCGGGTCTGTTGTTCGGTTACGTCAGCATGGTCGAGGGAATGGTCGCCCGCTTCCGCGCGGAGTTGGGGAAGGATATGAAAGTTGTCGCAACAGGAGGACTTGCAGAAGTGGTTGCAAAAGAGACGCAGGTTATCGATATCATCGCCCCCTGGCTGACCCTCGAAGGATTGCGCTTGATCTGGGATTTAAACCAGTAAACATCCTCGTCTAATTTCTGCGACCCATGACAGGCGTCATGGGTCTTTTTCTTTTTTTCACGGGATAACCCAGCGGAAGATGATTTTACACACTCTTCACCTACGGTTCACATCCATATAATATCGAAAATCAACTCACCAAAGGAGAATGAGATGAACCGAAATAAATTATTGGTTGTATTTGTGAGCGTTTGTATCGCCATTACGGCGTGCGCGCCTCCCGCCCCGACCTCGGGCGGACTCGGCGCATCGGGCGATTCCCAGCCTGAAGCGGATTCGTCCGAACCTGTCCTGACAGAAGATCCCGCTCCCGAAGGCGGAGCGGATGCGGACCATCTCCATCATTCCGACGTGGACTTGACCCGTCTTGAATTGGGCGACGGCAAGTACTCCACAAGCCCGCAAGCTGGGTACGTGTTTACCTGTCAGACGCAATTCAACGGCGGTGGAGCAACCGGCACCGGCTCGTGGATGAACGGGGACGGAACCTGGGATGCGACCAGGAAAGCGGTTGTGAATGGCTCTGTCACCTGGCCGCATTCGTTCACCATCACACTGCAGGGCGATCAACGCATCTTCACCGGCAACGACCTGCCCGATCATCCCACCGGGAACTTCCCCGTCTCGCCGAGCGATGACGCCTATGCGGTGGACCGAAACCCGAATTCGATCCGTGAGCAAACAGTCAGCTTCAGCGTGCCTGCGAACCCCAGCGCGGCGGCCCAACCGAATTGCGTCGGTGGCGAAGTAGGTATCATGCTCTCGGGTGTCGTCATCTTCAACGCCTTCGACGCAGAAGGACGCGATGCTGTGGCTCATGAAGTGCAGGATGGCTGTGATGGGCATCCGCAGCAATCCGGCTTCTATCATTATCACAGCCTGAGCGATTGCATCGAGGATATATCCACAAGCGGACATTCCTCACTTGTCGGTTACGCCTTCGACGGGTACGGCATCTACGGTTACTACAGCGAGGACGGCGGCGAAGTGACCAATGAAGACCTCGATGATTGTCACGGCCACACGCATGTGATCGAATGGGACGGCCAGATGGTGGAGATGTATCACTATCACGCCACTCATGAATTCCCCTATACGGTCGGGTGTTTCCACGGGACTCCGTCGGTGCGCGCGGTCTCGTCAGGTGAAGGCCAGGGTGGCGGTCCACAGGGACAGGATCAACCCTCTGGTGAGAATCAGCCTACAGGTCCAACTGGAGGCGGTCAGGGGCAGGGAAGTCAACCTCCGCAGGAAGCCATCAACGCTTGCATGGGGTTATCCCAAGGCGCAAGCTGCTCGGTCGGTCCGACGACCGGGACTTGTCAGATACCACCCAACTCAACTCAATTGGCTTGCGTGCCCGCAGGTGGACGGCCATAATCCAACGGACGCAAACAAGGTGACAGTCGCTTCGAAAGAGATCGTCACCTTGTTTAACTGTGATCTCCTGCCCTCAAAAGAATTAACCCGAGTAACAGCAGAAAACTTCCGCCCAATTGAATACCGGTCAGAATCTCGCTTAGGAAAAGATAAGACCATACTGCGGTAAAAACCGGTTCGAGCGTGGCCACGAGATTGGAGATCGTCGGTGAAAGATAGCGGATGCTCAGTGTGTATAAACCAAACCCGCCGAGGGTGGGAACAACCCCAAGAAAGAACAATATGCCCCAACCCGGAAGAGAATCACCGAGCCAGAGCATGTTCGAGAGCGCGGGCTGTCTTGTGATGAACAGGTCGCTGGCGATGTTGAAGAAGAAGAGAAAGAACGTGGCCGAGGCAAAACTATAAAGCAAAGCCGTCCACGAATCGATATGACGGTCACCGGCGGCCTTGCCGTACAGGTTGTAAAAGGCGAACATCAAACCGGTCAGCAATCCAAATACGATACCGAGCGGATTCAACTTCCACGCGGCGGGATCGGCGGCGCCTGAGACAAGTATCGTACCGAGAAAGCTCAAAGCGATCGAAACGACTTTGACCCAGTTGAAGGTCTCCTTGAAAATGATGCGGCTCAGGAGCGCCGTCATTGCCGGAGAGGAAAAAGCCAGAACGGTGGCGACCGCCGCCCCGTTGTATTGAACCGAAAAGGTCCATAACGAATTGAATACGGCAAGGGTCAATCCATACACGAGCATGAAGACCCAATGTTTTCGTTCCAGGGCAAATAATTTGTGGCTGAATATCGTCAAACCGACCAGCATCCCAAACGCGACAAAAAGGTCCCGCCAGAAGGCGAGGACGAGGGATGGCAGCGAATAGGTTTTGACAAGATGACTGATGAACGGTCCGGTGGTGGACCAAAGGACCGTGGCGACAAGTGCGATGATGAACCCGCGTGATCGATGATGCTGTGTTGTCATTTATTTTCTGTAGCGACTCCTTTCGCGCGATTATATCCTTTGTTCATTCGAACACACATGCGCAAGAGAGCACGTCCTGCTCGATAAATAAAAACAGCCGCCTTGCAAGGCGGCTGTGCGATCACACTGGACGATTAACCCTTCCTGCCTTTCAACTCGTCGCGGAAGATGAGGCTCATGATGATGCTGACCGCGCTCATCACAAGGCTGCCCAGCAGCGCGGACCAGAACCCGTCCACCGAAAGGCCGATGCCGAACGATTGCCCGATGGTGCGGGTGAGCAAAAGCATGACGGTGTTGATGACGATGGTGAACAAGCCCAGGGTGAGGATGATAAGCGGGCAGGTAAGGAACTTGAGCAGCGGGCGCACAAGCGCGTTCAACAAGCCGATGATAAGGGCGAGCCAGAGGATGCCCGTCCAATCACCGAGATATTCGATGCCGGGCACGAGCCACACCGCCGCATACAAACCGACGGCGTTGATCGCCCAGCGGATGATGAATTTGGTCATTTGGACTCCTTTTGTTAATATGTACGCTGAGGCATTTGAGTAGGTTGCAATAATTTTCCGGCGCGCTCAGGGAGTTGGCGCCTGCATCCAGATCAGGGTGCGCTGGGGTTTGAAGCCCGCGGCTTGAATGGCGTCGTCGAAGCGGCTGACGGGGAATTCGAGCGAGACGTTGGAATAATAACGATACAGGTCATGCCGCGCCTGTTGAAGGAGGACGGTCAATGCCTCGGGGTCGGACCTCTCGCCTGCCGCGGCAAAGAGGCTTTCACCCCGCCCGGTGGGAATCCACGCAAGCGTGGCGAGCAGGGACTCTCCGCGCACCGCC
This portion of the Anaerolineales bacterium genome encodes:
- a CDS encoding glycosyltransferase family 39 protein, yielding MTLLFSFSALLPRIALGFCVAHFLWKKNDGNSFFIKIFLSAGLGFGLSSLFAFLWIWAGLPLSIYAILESLIAIALAVMVFFYNRPLFTIKNTSDKSNAIWALLLAFCVLLFALNLFMLSRQHPHGLSDAWINWNVVARFIYLGGTDWQNTFLRQLDHPDYPLFLAMTIAITWSLIGEPSTWGPIAFHFVNTFFTAGLLFSFINRFRGFKQAVLATVIFISLPFTIGQGMRQYADMLLAHLILAAGGLTLLYLQTKEKHLALLSGLFIGLAGWAKNEGLAAIFGFTIIWVLVIWKTNRQAFKEYMPGLAFPLVVVILFKLFLAPSNDLLSARGNLIDKLFDPERYAIIIKQALTTLWNLGDAPLPLFGIIILTAILIGRSNQQVSSLWSIPAIIGIQLAVYFGTYLLTPHDLSWHLSTSLDRLYLHLFPLALLWFFLWLESPEELS
- a CDS encoding phage holin family protein, producing the protein MTKFIIRWAINAVGLYAAVWLVPGIEYLGDWTGILWLALIIGLLNALVRPLLKFLTCPLIILTLGLFTIVINTVMLLLTRTIGQSFGIGLSVDGFWSALLGSLVMSAVSIIMSLIFRDELKGRKG
- a CDS encoding type III pantothenate kinase is translated as MLLTIDIGNTNLTLGLYEGGKLGAHWRLATDHNRMPDEYGLQFLGLLQNAGKTIKDIEGISLASVVPPLTGRVIQACREYLKQEPLVVDAGVKTGIKVRYEDPKAVGADRICDAVAVMKLYGGPACVVDFGTATTFNAITKDGEYLGGAITAGINLAAEALYTRAAKLPRIDLQLPPSVIGRNTVHAMQSGLLFGYVSMVEGMVARFRAELGKDMKVVATGGLAEVVAKETQVIDIIAPWLTLEGLRLIWDLNQ
- a CDS encoding EamA family transporter is translated as MTTQHHRSRGFIIALVATVLWSTTGPFISHLVKTYSLPSLVLAFWRDLFVAFGMLVGLTIFSHKLFALERKHWVFMLVYGLTLAVFNSLWTFSVQYNGAAVATVLAFSSPAMTALLSRIIFKETFNWVKVVSIALSFLGTILVSGAADPAAWKLNPLGIVFGLLTGLMFAFYNLYGKAAGDRHIDSWTALLYSFASATFFLFFFNIASDLFITRQPALSNMLWLGDSLPGWGILFFLGVVPTLGGFGLYTLSIRYLSPTISNLVATLEPVFTAVWSYLFLSEILTGIQLGGSFLLLLGLILLRAGDHS
- a CDS encoding YHYH protein, with protein sequence MNRNKLLVVFVSVCIAITACAPPAPTSGGLGASGDSQPEADSSEPVLTEDPAPEGGADADHLHHSDVDLTRLELGDGKYSTSPQAGYVFTCQTQFNGGGATGTGSWMNGDGTWDATRKAVVNGSVTWPHSFTITLQGDQRIFTGNDLPDHPTGNFPVSPSDDAYAVDRNPNSIREQTVSFSVPANPSAAAQPNCVGGEVGIMLSGVVIFNAFDAEGRDAVAHEVQDGCDGHPQQSGFYHYHSLSDCIEDISTSGHSSLVGYAFDGYGIYGYYSEDGGEVTNEDLDDCHGHTHVIEWDGQMVEMYHYHATHEFPYTVGCFHGTPSVRAVSSGEGQGGGPQGQDQPSGENQPTGPTGGGQGQGSQPPQEAINACMGLSQGASCSVGPTTGTCQIPPNSTQLACVPAGGRP
- a CDS encoding nucleotidyl transferase AbiEii/AbiGii toxin family protein; this translates as MDHSNLLENLIALLRDRDIQFCVIGGQAVNAYVEPLVSLDLDLVVAVHQIERVESLLEKQFTVKRFPHSLNISMPGSDVRVQVHTDARYASFLERASTRTVLGMELPVANVEDILQGKVWAVSDTERRGSKRQKDLADIARILESYPNLRSKVPQEILSRLMD